GTTCTTATCCAGAGCTTTGATGTGGGGCAGTCAGCGGAGGTTACTTTACCAGAAAGTGTTAACCTATGTAATGGTGGAGTAGAGGTTAGTGCTATAGACCCAGGTACGCCTGATATTGCTAACTACACCTTTAGCTGGGTACAGGTAGGCCAGGTGGGTGGTGGCAATCTACCAGACCAGAATACCATTACCATTACTGAAGGCGGTGAGTACACTGTTACGGTTACCAATGTAGATGGCTGCGAAAGCGAAGGTTTTGTATTTGTGGTTGATACCAGGCCAGAGATTAACTTACCAGAAGACTTTACCCTCTGCCAAAATGAAACCAGAGAACTTGATGTAGAAATCCCTAGCCCTGGTGACCCCGGCTATGAGTGGATTGTCTTAGATGCAAATGATCAAACCGTAGCAACCAGCAATGAACCGGTTATTGAGGTAAGTGAATTAACACCTAACCCCGGTGTGTTCCGCTACACAGTTACTGTTACGGATGATGCTCCCGAAGCCTGCTTTATCCAGGATACTGTAGTAGTAACTATTGAACAAGCGCCCGTAGTTAGCGCTACAGCCCAACCTACTTCTAACTGTGGGGTAGATGACGGGGCTATTACATTGGACTTGAACGGAGCAGATCCTTCCACGCTTACTTTTAGCTGGACTAACTCAAGTGGCTCCGTAGTAAGTACTGTACAAAACCCTTCTAATCTGCCTGCAGGGGCCTATATCGTAAATGTAACCAATAGCCAGGGGTGTGTGGCCAATGCTAGTGCCGCCGTGGAAGATCAGGGTGCAGATTTCAATATTGATAATGTAAGTACCATTGATTCCGGCTGCGATGACAACAGCGGCATCATTACCGTAACTATTGATGACCAAAATACGCCAGCAGTATTTCCTGTTAGCTGGACTTTATCGGGCAATGGAGTAAACCGTAGTGGCTCTGCCCCTGCTACTTCTCGTGATGCCTCTGGTTTTACCCCTATTGATATTCCAGGGCTATCTGCTGGCTTCTACAATGTAGAAATCAGAAGTGCAGGAAACTGCTTACAAGCCAGAACAGATATAGAGGTTCCGGTAAATGAAGATTCAGTAGAATTTGACCTTGTAGAAAGCCCGATAAGTGTATGCGGTCCTACGGCTACTATCCGGGTAGATTACAACCCTACCGGAGGTGAGGTATGGCAATTCAGATGGTTCCGTCCAAATGGTACTGAAATACCTACTTCTGATAATCAAAGATCATCGCTTAATTTAAATAGTGGAAACTTCCAGTCTGGCGTTTATATGGTAGAAGTAACTAACCTGAACCGCCCAGATTTATGCCCTGGTACCCAGGAGGTAAGAGTTACTTTTGGTGATCCTTTTGATTTTGATATTGTGGAAGTAGAGCCCGATAATAGTTGCCAGACCGGAGAAAAGCAGTTAACGGTCAACTTTATACCAGAGAGTGCAGCTAGCCGCGATCTTATCTATAACTGGACACTTAATGGACAAAGTGTAGGTGCTTTACAAACTATCACAGTTAGAGAAAGCGGGAGCTACAACCTGAGCATCAGAGAGCGAAATAACTCTGCCTGTATTTTCAATGACGAACTACCCGTACAGGTAAGTCAGCCTATCTCTGTGAATATATTGTATGGAAATGCTTGTGCAGATGGCTCTTCTATCCCTCTTTTCGCCTCAGTAAGCACTGAAGGTACTGATAGCCTGACCTACCGTTGGTATCGTCCGGATGGCACACGCATACAAGCCAGTAACCCCGGTCCTGCCGGTGCAGGTGACTCTTTGCAGGTACTTGCAGACATGCCGGAAGGAGAATACAGAGTGGAAGTTGAAACTTCAGGAGGCTGCTTTGCGGAAGCCACTGCCAGCATAATGCGCAACCCCTTGCCAGATGCTGAACTAGGTCCTAGTCAGATCATTTGCACTCAAGACCCTGATCCGGCAATCAGCAGCGTAGTACTTGAAGTGGGCTTTGCGCCAGAGATATACTGGACTACCCCTAAAGGAGATTTTGTAAATACTAACAATGTAATTGCTGATGTGGGCGGTACATATATTGTAGAAATGATTAATGAGTTTGGGTGTAGTAGTATAGACTCAATTGAAATTGTTGACGACTGCCGTCCGAGAATTGTGGCACCTAATGCCTTCCGTCCGGATGGGGTTAATAACACTTTCTTTGTTTATCCTAAATATGTATCTGCGGAAGATTTTGATATCAAGATCTTTAACCGATGGGGAGAACTGGTATTTCAATCCAGCGACCCTAATTTCCGTTGGGATGGTACTTATAATGGAAAGGAAGCTCCTCTGGGCACCTATCCATACGTCATTCAGTACAAATCATCTACTAATGAAACCGGAGAACTATTAGAGCAAAGAGGAGGCATTACAATTGTGAGGTAAGCAAAACTAATGTCAATAAAAGAAAGCCGCTTTGGGATAAAGTATTATTCTAAAGCGGCTTTTTCTTTTTAAAGCGAACAATAATCATAAAAAAAAGCAGGTACAGTAACACCCCCAGCAAAACTGATACTATTGCCCAGGCCCCTAAAGCCCCTATAATAGAGTACCATATCTGATTCATATAACTGAGGGGAGCCAACTGAATATTTTCCACAATTTTTTCAGGCGCTATCTCCAGCTTTCCAATACTAAAAAGCCATTCTCCTAAACGGATAAAGGGTACAAAAAGGATAATCTGTAATGGCATTGCTGCATACAAGACCGCTATTGCTAAAGGAATATTAAGGCGCCACCAGGCGGCAATAGCAGCACAGACAGCTGTGATAAACCCGAATACAGGAATAATACCCAATACCACACCTAAGCTAATGGTAAGTGCCAATTTTTGCGCAGACATACCCTGACGTAAAAGCTTACGCAACAGTACCACAGCACGGCTTTGCTTTATTTTATCCAATATTCTCATCATCGTATTTGCTCTACCGCACAAAGAAGCAAATTATTTTTATGACTATGGTAAAGTAAAAAATTCAGCTTTAGTGTAAGTATTGTTTTCTTCGGCACTTACAATTATGTTTATATGCTAAACCAATAACGGCAAAGGTTTTTTCAGGGCTATGCCCTAATAAACCAGAACATTAATTTTCCGTTAAGGTTTTTGGACTATGGTAGACCTTTGTACTAACTCCAAGGTTCTCCAATAACATTGAACTTTTATTAAATATTCATCTTCACTGATTCATGATTAGTATCATTTCCCCCTCCAAAACTCAGGACTTTGCTGATGACAGTCTGGATATAAAAAAAATTAAACATACCGAACCCGCACTACTAGATGAGTCTGGGATACTGGTAAAAGAGCTTCGGAAAAAATCTGTTGCCGATATTGAAAGCCTGATGTCTGTAAGCGAAAATATTGCTACCCTTAATCATGAGCGCTTTCAGCAGTTTTCTACTCCTTTTACTACCGACAATGCACGCCAGGCACTACTGGCTTTTAAAGGTGATGTATATACAGGTATAGCCATACAAGAGTACAAAAAGGCAGATTTTGACTATGCACAGAATCACCTTTGCATACTCTCTGGCCTGTACGGTTTACTTCGCCCTCTGGACCTAATACAGCCTTACCGTCTGGAGATGAAAACCAAGCTAACTAATCCTAAAGGTAAAGATCTATACCAGTTTTGGGATACTAAAATTACAGAAGCACTAAACGAACGACTTAAGGGGCATCAGAGCAAGGTATTGATTAATCTGGCTTCTAATGAGTACTTTAAAGCCATAAAAACTGCTCAGCTTGATGCAGATATCATTACCCCTACTTTTAAAGAAAATAAAGACGGAAAATATAAGACCATCGCCATTTTTGCCAAAAAAGCAAGAGGCTTAATGGCCAACTACATTGTAAAAGAACGGATTGACAAACCCGAAAAGCTGAAAACATTTAACCTAGAAGGGTATGAGTATAGCGAAAACCTTTCGTCGGCAAAAGAATGGGTATTTGTTCGGTAACTCATCTTTTTAACTAAACTTTTAAAGCCCGTGATACAGGGCTTTTTTCATATACTTTTCATCTCGCTTTCGTTTAGTAAGTATAACCCAAGCCTATGTCCTATTTTGATAAACTTTTTGATAAACTCTTTCCCCAAAAAAACGCGGAAAAAGCAGCAGATGTACATGAGGTACTCAAAAGAAGCGCTCAAAGCCAGCAGCAATATAAGAAGTGGAAGAGTAGTGAAGAACGGAAAATACTTATTACCGAGATTGCGCAGGCTTACTATTACAAAAAGACTAATATAACTTCAGAAGTAGAAGTACATATCTTTAATACGGCTTATGCCAACGGTTTTGCCATCACTTATCACGAAAAAATAGGAGATAAAACATTTCAGCACCTGGCAGACTACT
This window of the Porifericola rhodea genome carries:
- the yaaA gene encoding peroxide stress protein YaaA — encoded protein: MISIISPSKTQDFADDSLDIKKIKHTEPALLDESGILVKELRKKSVADIESLMSVSENIATLNHERFQQFSTPFTTDNARQALLAFKGDVYTGIAIQEYKKADFDYAQNHLCILSGLYGLLRPLDLIQPYRLEMKTKLTNPKGKDLYQFWDTKITEALNERLKGHQSKVLINLASNEYFKAIKTAQLDADIITPTFKENKDGKYKTIAIFAKKARGLMANYIVKERIDKPEKLKTFNLEGYEYSENLSSAKEWVFVR
- a CDS encoding DUF2062 domain-containing protein, with translation MMRILDKIKQSRAVVLLRKLLRQGMSAQKLALTISLGVVLGIIPVFGFITAVCAAIAAWWRLNIPLAIAVLYAAMPLQIILFVPFIRLGEWLFSIGKLEIAPEKIVENIQLAPLSYMNQIWYSIIGALGAWAIVSVLLGVLLYLLFFMIIVRFKKKKPL